A single region of the Gossypium arboreum isolate Shixiya-1 chromosome 12, ASM2569848v2, whole genome shotgun sequence genome encodes:
- the LOC108478586 gene encoding heavy metal-associated isoprenylated plant protein 12-like produces the protein MKKVVLKLELHNEKCKQKAMKIASGLSGVESVSIDKDHKLTVTGDVDPVKAAQKLGKLCHTEIVSVGPAKEPEKKKEEPKKEEPKKPDPYTMIYHPFTAQYYTPAPNYYACCTPVEEHSPGCVIS, from the exons ATGAAG aAAGTGGTGTTGAAATTGGAGCTACACAACGAGAAATGCAAACAGAAAGCCATGAAGATAGCCTCTGGTCTTTCAG GGGTTGAGTCGGTTTCAATAGACAAGGACCATAAATTGACAGTAACAGGAGATGTGGATCCAGTTAAGGCAGCGCAGAAATTAGGCAAGTTATGCCATACTGAAATAGTTTCGGTCGGACCGGCAAAAGAGCcggagaagaagaaagaagagccCAAGAAAGAGGAACCAAAGAAACCAGACCCGTATACAATGATATATCACCCATTTACAGCTCAATACTACACTCCGGCACCCAATTATTATGCTTGCTGCACACCTGTCGAGGAACATTCACCTGGTTGCGTTATTTCCTAA
- the LOC108478585 gene encoding heavy metal-associated isoprenylated plant protein 12-like, producing MKKIVLKLDLHHDKSRQKGMKIASGLSGVESVAIDKDQKLTVIGDVDPVKAAMKLGKLCHTEIVSVGPAKEQEKKKEEPKKEEPKKPAEPKKDPPKELVLQYSYPMICHPPYYPPFPDYYCKPIEEHPPACIIL from the exons ATGAAG AAAATTGTGTTGAAGTTGGATTTGCATCACGACAAAAGCAGACAGAAAGGCATGAAGATAGCCTCTGGTCTTTCAG gGGTTGAGTCGGTTGCAATAGACAAGGACCAAAAATTGACAGTAATAGGAGATGTGGATCCAGTTAAGGCAGCGATGAAATTAGGCAAGTTATGCCATACTGAAATAGTTTCGGTCGGACCGGCAAAAGAGCaggagaagaagaaggaagaACCCAAGAAAGAGGAACCAAAGAAACCAGCGGAACCAAAGAAAGACCCACCAAAAGAACTTGTACTACAATACTCGTATCCAATGATATGTCACCCTCCATACTATCCTCCGTTTCCCGATTATTACTGTAAACCTATCGAGGAACATCCACCTGCTTGCATTATCTTGTAA